The Saccharothrix variisporea genome has a segment encoding these proteins:
- a CDS encoding alpha/beta hydrolase, which produces MSYVDPEVLYGQLASGDAGRIAAAADPISGAQSAVGRAGQAVTSGGQTATATWQGESATKFGARAELSTKSATVAGERLGAGIDIVQAASRAYGQMRGSADQLIDFWRGRSPALDEAQTRELANKVNEQLTNVKNSYETVLRSYAKALTDVRPAFQEVAAKDAGWNTAVQSMRTTAAVPPPGTDPKKVAEWWKSLTKEQQDELLRTKFQELGQLRGLPSEVLDTANRRRIDDDKQRFSAEADQLQAQMDARARELGLDPNNSDDLTKLKNDPQYADLSEKKDIAQTKADNAEKVLKSIKDAESLAESKKWFNEQGKPDVRVLAWDPYGPRGDGATAIAYGNPDTAKNLAVCVPGTGSTLDSFSVGQAGNLRDAMGANGNATIQWLGYDAPGWSPGEVDNPAQAKEGGANLVADVDGYRAAAEAAGNRQHLTVIGHSYGSTTVGHAGMNGLAADDIAFVGSPGVGASNVNQLSVGPGHVYAGATEHDPVVQGTSSTWFTEDGSSIGPYDDRFGAKVFGTTDGTSALGAHSQYYEPGSESVSNLAKIANGDGGSVTSQKWHDSPIGPSLPGSHLPVVGPVIDAAGSVAVGTADLVTDAGTGLYNAGRDAWNGNWSDAGTGLVNTGKEVVNDTVDVVVGGVGDVVEGGRDIVEGAKGAWDRTVGSWF; this is translated from the coding sequence CAGACCGCGACCGCCACGTGGCAGGGCGAGTCGGCCACGAAGTTCGGCGCGCGGGCGGAACTGTCCACCAAGTCTGCCACCGTGGCCGGCGAACGCCTGGGCGCGGGCATCGACATCGTCCAGGCCGCGTCCCGCGCGTACGGGCAGATGCGCGGCAGCGCGGACCAGCTCATCGACTTCTGGCGCGGCCGTTCCCCGGCGCTGGACGAGGCCCAGACCCGCGAGCTGGCGAACAAGGTCAACGAGCAGCTGACCAACGTCAAGAACAGCTACGAGACCGTCCTGCGCTCCTACGCGAAGGCCCTCACCGACGTCCGCCCGGCCTTCCAGGAGGTGGCGGCGAAGGACGCCGGCTGGAACACAGCCGTCCAGTCGATGCGCACCACCGCTGCGGTCCCGCCACCGGGCACCGACCCGAAGAAGGTCGCGGAGTGGTGGAAGTCGCTGACCAAGGAACAGCAGGACGAACTGCTGCGCACCAAGTTCCAGGAACTCGGCCAACTCCGCGGCCTGCCCTCGGAAGTCCTCGACACCGCCAACCGCCGCCGCATCGACGACGACAAGCAGCGCTTCTCGGCGGAGGCCGACCAACTCCAAGCGCAGATGGACGCGCGGGCGCGCGAACTCGGCTTGGACCCGAACAACTCGGACGACCTGACCAAGCTCAAGAACGACCCGCAGTACGCGGACCTGTCGGAGAAGAAGGACATCGCACAGACCAAGGCCGACAACGCGGAGAAGGTGCTCAAAAGCATCAAGGACGCCGAGTCCCTGGCAGAGAGCAAGAAGTGGTTCAACGAGCAGGGCAAGCCCGACGTGCGCGTCCTCGCGTGGGACCCCTACGGTCCGCGTGGTGACGGCGCGACCGCCATCGCCTACGGCAACCCCGACACCGCGAAGAACCTCGCGGTGTGCGTACCGGGCACGGGGTCCACGCTCGACAGCTTCTCGGTGGGTCAGGCAGGCAACCTCCGGGACGCGATGGGTGCCAACGGCAACGCCACCATCCAGTGGCTGGGTTACGACGCCCCGGGCTGGTCGCCCGGCGAGGTGGACAACCCGGCGCAGGCCAAGGAGGGTGGCGCGAACCTCGTCGCCGACGTCGACGGCTACCGCGCCGCCGCCGAGGCCGCCGGCAACCGCCAGCACCTGACCGTGATCGGCCACTCGTACGGCTCCACGACCGTCGGCCACGCGGGCATGAACGGCCTTGCGGCGGACGACATCGCGTTCGTCGGCTCGCCGGGTGTGGGCGCGTCGAACGTCAACCAGCTCTCTGTCGGCCCCGGCCACGTCTACGCGGGTGCGACCGAGCACGACCCCGTCGTCCAGGGCACCAGCTCGACGTGGTTCACCGAGGACGGGTCGTCCATCGGCCCGTACGACGACCGGTTCGGGGCGAAGGTCTTCGGCACCACGGACGGCACCTCCGCGCTGGGCGCGCATTCCCAGTACTACGAGCCCGGCTCGGAGTCGGTGAGCAACCTCGCCAAGATCGCCAATGGCGACGGCGGCTCGGTCACCTCCCAGAAGTGGCATGACTCGCCGATCGGGCCTTCCCTGCCCGGTTCGCACCTGCCCGTCGTCGGTCCTGTCATCGACGCGGCCGGCAGCGTCGCGGTGGGCACCGCCGACCTGGTCACAGACGCGGGCACCGGGCTCTACAACGCGGGCCGCGACGCCTGGAACGGCAACTGGTCCGACGCCGGCACCGGCCTGGTGAACACCGGCAAGGAGGTCGTCAACGACACCGTCGACGTGGTCGTCGGTGGCGTCGGTGACGTGGTCGAGGGCGGCCGGGACATCGTGGAGGGCGCGAAGGGCGCCTGGGACCGGACCGTGGGCTCCTGGTTCTGA
- a CDS encoding ESX secretion-associated protein EspG, whose protein sequence is MTIFGGQAEREPITLSAEEFDVLWERLDLGPMPLVIKVPSPGKTHQERAELERRVWQAVGGRGLGGPTGLHPELDYLLRQFVRPEREVDGRIWVGRSVRVLGVANGDHGAVATLTDNQLTFRRAAGSGLPSAVLGTLPVHPAGTGHSVTMPSADLEKAVKNSDGSPKSLENSLRNHGVRQEDAATLVKMFTGLVHTGNFGAAARDKYGKRCRPDRVVAFFDTEDGRYLQQRRASNGSEPWSTFTPTDVRRLTHQVEELLAEAVRAAKI, encoded by the coding sequence GTGACCATTTTCGGGGGGCAGGCCGAGAGGGAGCCGATCACCCTCTCCGCCGAGGAGTTCGACGTCCTGTGGGAACGGCTCGACCTGGGGCCGATGCCGCTGGTGATCAAGGTGCCGTCGCCGGGCAAGACCCACCAGGAGCGCGCCGAGCTGGAACGCCGCGTGTGGCAGGCCGTCGGCGGGCGGGGCTTGGGCGGTCCGACCGGGCTGCACCCCGAGCTGGACTACCTGCTGCGGCAGTTCGTGCGGCCGGAGCGCGAGGTCGACGGCCGGATCTGGGTCGGGCGCAGCGTCCGGGTGCTCGGGGTGGCCAACGGCGACCACGGCGCGGTCGCGACCCTGACCGACAACCAGCTGACGTTCCGCCGCGCCGCCGGCAGCGGACTGCCCAGTGCGGTGCTCGGGACCCTGCCCGTGCACCCGGCGGGCACCGGGCACTCGGTGACCATGCCCAGCGCCGACCTGGAGAAGGCGGTGAAGAACTCCGACGGTTCCCCGAAGAGCCTGGAGAACTCGCTGCGCAACCACGGCGTGCGGCAGGAGGACGCGGCGACCCTGGTGAAGATGTTCACCGGCCTGGTCCACACCGGCAACTTCGGCGCGGCGGCCCGCGACAAGTACGGCAAGCGCTGCCGCCCCGACCGGGTGGTGGCGTTCTTCGACACCGAGGACGGCCGGTACCTGCAGCAGCGGCGGGCGTCCAACGGGTCGGAACCGTGGAGCACCTTCACCCCGACCGACGTCCGCCGGCTGACGCACCAGGTGGAGGAGTTGCTGGCGGAAGCCGTCCGCGCGGCCAAGATCTGA
- a CDS encoding sterol carrier family protein, which translates to MPPKPVDPNELRTAVAAVLPWLSDEADRPDRPVLATAVKLSLRTLEQLAPGRSVEVRVPPFAAVQCVAGPRHTRGTPPNVVETDPRTWLLLATGRLEWSQALEDAKVTASGSRADLSALLPVVRI; encoded by the coding sequence ATGCCGCCCAAACCCGTCGACCCGAACGAGCTGCGCACCGCCGTCGCCGCCGTCCTGCCCTGGCTGTCCGACGAAGCGGACCGCCCGGACCGCCCGGTCCTGGCCACGGCGGTGAAGCTCAGCCTGCGCACCCTGGAACAACTGGCGCCGGGCCGCAGCGTCGAGGTCAGGGTGCCACCGTTCGCGGCGGTCCAATGCGTAGCCGGCCCCCGCCACACCCGCGGCACCCCACCGAACGTGGTGGAAACCGACCCCCGAACCTGGCTCCTCCTCGCGACCGGCCGCCTGGAGTGGTCACAGGCGTTGGAGGACGCGAAGGTGACGGCATCGGGCAGCAGGGCAGACCTGTCCGCCCTGCTCCCGGTCGTCCGGATCTAG